One part of the Ziziphus jujuba cultivar Dongzao chromosome 2, ASM3175591v1 genome encodes these proteins:
- the LOC112489221 gene encoding putative disease resistance RPP13-like protein 1, with amino-acid sequence MAAEVVAGAFLTVSLEVLSGRIRSIMDFVGRNKVDARLLEKLDTTLLSVKGVLNDAEKKQVSDSNVRKWIQKLNDAVHNAEDLVDEINTEALRCEIEGSQSQSSRTGAMLFKVRNFISSRLNVKDVEQRINNILNTLKYIVDQKQDLGLSEVGAQPITSFRRSCATAWVEESDICGRDADKQAVIDFLLSDEVDGDKLSVLPIVGMGGMGKTTLAQLVYKEVDDKVMEKPFNVKAWITVSEESDVLTLTKKIYEEVANSSSSTVDEAFKLQLKLKEFLNGKKFLLVLDDVWNVDHKRWCDLKSSFESTAHGSKIIVTTRSAKVASDLGTLPKHDLQIIPEEDCWKLFKKHAFGNVEASVDRELEEIGRKIVQKCNGLPLAVKSLGSLLHSVQDLKDWKKVLNNDIWNLREDNILPALWLSYYYLPPYLKRCFAYCSIFPKDQINKKHLILQWMAQDLMQPQKTKTLEEVGEEYIEDLVSRSFFKYCSWPEGSITMQDLVNDLAMFASGECCLRLTDKSSDVLIRNARHISSLACHTIDEKILKDLYENKVLRTLLNLEMHNVEHLRSMQFLRVLSFPPQNEMELLNSICNLKLLRYLDLSFSKLEEIPDKIGTLYNLQTLLLTDCYGLTSLPYSIGNLKHLRYLDLSWTSIEKLPDTICQLHELHTLILYGCTKLTQLSINNATDLINLRCLDISLTGVRELPRQMSKLENLQKLTKFVVGKDSGSNIKELGKLNDLHGDFGIEGLENVVNVEDAWEANLIDKKHITKLKLKWNGDIGGSVEARVVLDGLRPHPDLKTLSIYNYGGKAFSHWVGSPSFSCMKEVHLIDCKNCFMLPPLGQLPSLECF; translated from the coding sequence ATGGCTGCTGAAGTTGTTGCTGGAGCTTTCCTCACGGTTTCGCTGGAAGTGCTTTCGGGTAGGATCCGTTCGATCATGGACTTTGTTGGTCGGAACAAAGTTGATGCTCGGCTGCTCGAAAAGTTGGACACCACGTTACTCTCTGTTAAAGGGGTCCTGAATGATGCCGAGAAGAAGCAAGTCAGTGACTCAAACGTCAGAAAGTGGATTCAAAAGCTTAACGATGCGGTCCACAACGCCGAAGACTTGGTGGATGAGATTAACACTGAAGCTTTGCGATGCGAGATTGAAGGTAGTCAGTCTCAGTCTTCTAGAACCGGTGCAATGTTGTTCAAGGTACGCAACTTCATCTCGTCTAGACTAAACGTTAAGGATGTAGAACAGAGGATAAACAACATCCTTAACACACTTAAATATATTGTGGACCAAAAGCAAGATCTTGGTTTGAGTGAAGTTGGTGCTCAACCTATCACATCTTTTCGAAGATCGTGTGCAACTGCTTGGGTGGAAGAATCTGATATCTGTGGGAGGGATGCTGATAAGCAAGCCGTCATTGATTTTTTGTTATCTGATGAGGTTGATGGTGATAAATTATCTGTGCTTCCCATTGTAGGGATGGGTGGGATGGGCAAGACCACCCTTGCCCAGCTTGTTTACAAGGAAGTTGATGATAAGGTCATGGAGAAACCTTTTAACGTTAAAGCATGGATTACGGTGTCTGAAGAATCTGATGTGTTGAcgttgacaaaaaaaatttatgaggaGGTTGCTAATTCATCAAGTTCTACAGTCGATGAAGCATTTAAACTTCAACTTAAATTGAAGGAGTTTTTAAATGGCAAAAAATTCCTCTTGGTTCTTGACGATGTGTGGAACGTGGATCATAAACGGTGGTGTGACTTGAAAAGTTCATTTGAATCTACCGCACATGGAAGCAAGATCATTGTCACAACACGCAGTGCTAAAGTTGCATCCGATTTGGGTACTCTCCCCAAGCATGATTTGCAAATAATACCAGAGGAAGATTGTTGGAAATTGTTTAAAAAGCATGCCTTTGGTAATGTAGAGGCCAGTGTTGATCGAGAGTTGGAAGAAATTGGTAGAAAAATTGTCCAAAAATGCAATGGTCTTCCCTTAGCGGTCAAATCACTTGGTAGCCTTTTGCACTCTGTACAAGATCTCAAAGATTGGAAAAAGGTACTAAATAACGATATATGGAATTTGCGTGAGGACAATATTCTTCCAGCATTATGGCTGAGCTACTATTATTTACCCCCTTATTTGAAGCGATGCTTTGCTTACTGCTCCATTTTCCCCAAAGATCAAATTAATAAGAAACATTTGATTTTGCAGTGGATGGCACAAGATCTCATGCAACCCCAGAAAACAAAGACACTAGAAGAGGTTGGAGAAGAATATATCGAAGATCTTGTATCTAgatcatttttcaaatattgtagcTGGCCTGAAGGTTCCATCACCATGCAAGATCTTGTGAATGATTTGGCAATGTTTGCATCGGGAGAATGTTGTTTGAGGTTAACAGATAAGTCCTCGGATGTTCTTATAAGGAATGCTCGTCATATCTCATCTTTGGCATGCCATACCATTGATGAAAAGATATTAAAGGATTTGTATGAAAACAAAGTATTGCGCACTCTACTGAATTTGGAGATGCATAATGTCGAACATTTGCGATCAATGCAATTTTTAAGAGTGCTTTCTTTCCCTCCACAAAACGAGATGGAGTTATTAAATTCAATCTGCAATTTGAAGCTCTTGAGATATTTGGATTTATCTTTTTCTAAACTTGAAGAAATACCTGATAAAATTGGTACTCTATATAATTTGCAGACATTATTGTTAACTGATTGTTATGGGCTTACTTCGTTGCCTTATTCAATTGGCAATTTGAAGCATCTAAGGTATTTGGACTTAAGTTGGACTTCAATTGAAAAGTTACCTGACACAATATGCCAATTGCACGAGTTGCATACGCTGATATTGTATGGATGTACGAAACTTACTCAGTTATCAATCAACAATGCAACTGATCTTATCAATCTGCGTTGTCTCGACATTAGTCTGACAGGTGTACGAGAGCTGCCACGTCAAATGTCCAAATTGGAAAATCTGCAAAAGTTAACAAAGTTTGTTGTAGGCAAAGATAGCGGATCCAATATTAAAGAGTTGGGCAAGCTTAATGATCTACATGGTGATTTTGGTATTGAAGGACTTGAGAATGTTGTAAATGTTGAAGATGCTTGGGAGGCAAATTTGATAGATAAAAAGcatattacaaaattgaaattaaaatggaATGGTGATATTGGCGGTTCAGTTGAAGCCCGGGTGGTTCTTGATGGACTCCGACCTCATCCAGATCTTAAAACACTAAGCATTTACAATTATGGAGGTAAAGCGTTCTCGCATTGGGTTGGAAGTCCTTCATTTTCCTGTATGAAAGAGGTGCATCTTATCGATTGTAAAAACTGTTTCATGTTGCCTCCACTGGGACAGCTACCTTCGCTGGAATGCTTCTGA
- the LOC107415624 gene encoding putative disease resistance RPP13-like protein 1 — MLFKVRNFISSRLNVKDVDQRIKDILGTLIHIVDQKQHLGLSEVGAQPITSFQRACATPWVEESDIYGRDADKQAVIDFLLSDEVDGDKLSVLPIVGMGGMGKTTLAQLVYKEVDDKVMEKPFNIKAWITVSEESDVLTLTKKIYEEVANSLSSTVDEAFKLQLKLKEFLNGKKVLLVLDDVWNVDHKRWCDLKSSFESTAHGSKIIVTTRSAKVASDLGTLPKHDLQIIPEEDCWKLFKKHAFGNVEPSVDRELEVIGRQIVQKCNGLPLAVKSLGSLLHSVQDIKDWKNVLNNDIWNLREDNILPALWLSYYYLPPYLKRCFAYCSIFPKDYTIDNKYLILWWMAQDLLQPHKTKTLEEVGEEYVKDLVSRSFFKYWRGCEHLITMHDLVNDLAMFASGECCLSLTDKSSDVLIKNARHISCLECNITDEKILKDLYENKVLRTLLYLEMHNVEHLRSMQFLRVLSFSPQIGIGVYDAPIKMELLNSICNLKLLRYLDLSYSGLEEIPDKIGTLYNLQTLLLRFCSRLTSLPDSIGNLKHLRYLDLSYSSIEKLPDTICQLHELHTLILYGCRKLTQLWINNDLINLRCLDISLTGVRELPRQMSKLENLQKLTKFVVGKDSGANIKELGKLNDLHGDFGIEGLENVVNVEDAWEANLIDKKHITALELEWNGDIGGSVEARKVLDGLQPHSDLKELCIYNYGGTTFSDWVGSPSFSCMKEVNLIDCKNCFMLPPLGQLLSLEKLRIMGLDKVVRIGDEFYSDDSVITKPFKSLKFLHFSRMEEWKEWAFVEAEDGGVFTNLKKLRLGDCPKLKGASCLPDYLPSLETLGIKDTSPDLVASLSD, encoded by the coding sequence ATGTTGTTCAAGGTACGTAACTTCATCTCGTCTAGACTAAATGTTAAGGATGTAGATCAGAGGATAAAAGACATCCTTGGCACACTTATACATATTGTGGACCAAAAGCAACATCTTGGTTTGAGTGAAGTTGGTGCTCAACCTATCACATCTTTTCAAAGAGCATGTGCAACTCCTTGGGTGGAAGAATCTGATATCTATGGGAGGGATGCTGATAAGCAAGCCGTCATTGATTTTTTGTTATCTGATGAGGTTGATGGTGATAAATTATCTGTGCTTCCCATTGTAGGGATGGGTGGGATGGGCAAGACCACGCTTGCCCAGCTTGTTTACAAGGAAGTTGATGATAAGGTCATGGAGAAACCTTTTAACATTAAAGCATGGATTACGGTGTCTGAAGAATCTGATGTGTTGAcgttgacaaaaaaaatttatgaggaGGTTGCTAATTCATTAAGTTCTACAGTCGATGAAGCATTTAAACTTCAACTTAAATTGAAGGAGTTTTTAAATGGCAAAAAAGTCCTCTTGGTTCTTGACGATGTGTGGAACGTGGATCATAAACGGTGGTGTGACTTGAAAAGTTCATTTGAATCTACCGCACATGGAAGCAAGATCATTGTTACAACACGCAGTGCTAAAGTTGCATCCGATTTGGGTACTCTCCCCAAGCATGATTTGCAAATAATACCAGAGGAAGATTGTTGGAAATTGTTTAAAAAGCATGCCTTTGGTAATGTAGAGCCCAGTGTTGATCGAGAGTTGGAAGTAATTGGTAGACAAATTGTCCAAAAATGCAATGGTCTTCCTTTGGCGGTCAAATCACTTGGTAGCCTTTTGCACTCTGTACAAGATATCAAAGATTGGAAAAATGTACTAAATAACGATATATGGAATTTGCGTGAGGACAATATTCTTCCAGCATTATGGCTTAGCTACTATTATTTACCTCCTTATTTGAAGCGATGCTTTGCTTACTGCTCCATTTTCCCCAAGGATTATacaattgataataaatatttgattttgtggTGGATGGCACAAGATCTCTTGCAAccccacaaaacaaaaacactagAAGAGGTTGGAGAAGAATATGTTAAAGATCTTGTGTCTAgatcatttttcaaatattggaGAGGATGTGAACATTTAATTACTATGCATGATCTTGTGAATGATTTGGCAATGTTTGCATCGGGAGAATGTTGTTTGAGCTTAACAGATAAGTCCTCGGATGTTCTTATAAAGAATGCTCGTCATATCTCATGTTTGGAATGCAATATTACTGATGAAAAGATATTAAAGGATTTGTATGAAAACAAAGTATTGCGCACACTACTGTATTTGGAGATGCATAATGTCGAACATTTGCGATCAATGCAATTCTTAAGAGTGCTTTCTTTCTCTCCACAAATTGGGATTGGAGTCTATGACGCTCCAATCAAGATGGAGTTATTAAATTCAATCTGCAATTTGAAGCTCTTGAGATATTTGGATTTATCTTATTCTGGCCTTGAAGAAATACCTGATAAAATTGGTACTCTATATAATTTGCAGACATTATTGTTGAGGTTTTGTTCTCGGCTTACTTCGTTGCCGGATTCAATTGGCAATTTGAAGCATCTAAGGTATTTGGACTTAAGTTATAGTTCAATTGAAAAGTTACCTGACACAATATGCCAATTGCACGAGTTGCATACGCTGATATTGTATGGATGTAGGAAACTTACTCAGTTATGGATCAACAATGATCTTATCAATCTGCGTTGTCTCGACATTAGTCTGACAGGTGTACGAGAGCTGCCACGTCAAATGTCCAAATTGGAAAATCTGCAAAAGTTAACAAAGTTTGTTGTAGGCAAAGATAGCGGAGCCAATATTAAAGAGTTGGGCAAGCTTAATGATCTACATGGTGATTTTGGTATTGAAGGACTTGAGAATGTTGTAAATGTTGAAGATGCTTGGGAGGCAAATTTGATAGATAAAAAGCATATTACAGCATTGGAATTAGAATGGAATGGTGATATTGGCGGTTCAGTTGAAGCCCGGAAGGTTCTTGATGGACTCCAACCTCATTCAGATCTCAAGGAACTATGTATTTACAATTATGGAGGTACAACGTTCTCGGATTGGGTTGGAAGTCCTTCATTTTCCTGTATGAAAGAGGTGAATCTTATCGATTGTAAAAACTGTTTCATGTTGCCTCCACTGGGACAGTTACTTTCTCTGGAAAAACTTCGGATTATGGGATTGGATAAGGTGGTGAGGATAGGGGATGAATTTTATAGTGACGACTCTGTTATCACTAAGCCATTCAAgtctttgaaatttttacaCTTTTCAAGAATGGAAGAGTGGAAGGAGTGGGCATTCGTAGAAGCGGAGGATGGCGGAGTTTTCACAAACTTGAAGAAGCTTCGGTTGGGGGATTGTCCGAAGCTAAAAGGGGCATCATGCTTACCTGATTATCTTCCATCCTTGGAAACTCTTGGAATAAAAGATACAAGTCCCGACCTGGTGGCTTCACTCTCAGATTAG